In the Parus major isolate Abel chromosome 4A, Parus_major1.1, whole genome shotgun sequence genome, one interval contains:
- the UTP14A gene encoding U3 small nucleolar RNA-associated protein 14 homolog A isoform X4, translating to MAEEDPAAAAAGSGSDSEEGEDGERRHRRLLEAISALSGRKRRKLAERSEASGQVSEFNVTCKGAGEKLVLSELLQPIHPNSTLGSVRKELVRVKRKAAVELPLSKEEAKRVVREAAYVTTSKDVGKWQQVVLQNRRAEQLVFPLRQDIATVTPLERVTSAWKARTPLEQEIFGLLHKTQQPVTDPLLTPEEMASLQAMSLEEAQRRRAELQKARAVQSYYEAKARRTKRIKSKKYHRVLKKSRRRQALKEFEQLHKSDPAAALARLEELEQLRMQERMSLKHQNKGKWARSRAIMAKYDLEARKAMQEQLARNKELMQKVRVEPPEEELCEVPEEDSTALPVASGASGANPWMLGKPSGPAPEPEAQEGPRGDTVPGATENKEEEEEEELSEEEALLQDFEQKRRERTGSPEGLGEEHGADEAEAGAKQLGDNPVPPACAEELGDSPVPPARAEELGDSPVSPACAEELGDSPVPPARAEELGDSPVSPACAEELVSTGLEPPPQAQEQLLLSEQLRRVQTMEDVESLAKEELVESSLEQEKLVAPRAGKQAQQQEEGRAGGRHTKKTPAKRKMISLEALLDGKPQEMDCPSLPVVLEEEEGGVEQRGMIMEAFAGDDVVADFRREKRKAEEEVKPQPVNLVLPGWGEWGGTGLKPSARKVKRFLIKPPPAPPRKDQFMPHVIMSEKRNIHAAAHQVSELPFPFERHQQFERSMRTPVGPTWNTQRAFQKLTAPRVITRTGHIIQPISAEDVPDTAPGSGTRLREEAVPGKKXVPGKKTVPGKKAVPGKKAVPQEKAQHRRAR from the exons ATGGCGGAGGAGGAtccggcagcggcggcggccgggaGCGGCAGCGACAGCGAGGAGGGG GAGGATGGCGAGCGGCGGCACCGGCGGCTCCTGGAGGCGATCAGCGCCCTGTCCGGACGGAAGCG GCGGAAGCTGGCGGAGCGCTCGGAGGCGAGCGGGCAGGTGTCCGAGTTCAACGTTACCTGCAAAG GTGCTGGGGAAAAGCTGGTTCTGtcggagctgctgcagcccatccATCCCAATTCCACGCTGGGCAGCGTGAGGAAGGAGCTGGTCAGAGTGAAGCGGAAGGCGGCGGTGGAGCTGCCGCTGAGCAAAGAGGAGGCCAAGAGG GTGGTGAGGGAGGCCGCCTATGTCACCACCTCGAAGGACGTGGGCAAGTGGCAGCAGGTGGTGCTGCAGAACCGGCGTGCGGAGCAGCTGGTGTTCCCCCTGCGGCAGGACATCGCCACCGTCACCCCTCTGGAGAGAGTCACCTCGGCATGGAAG GCACGAACTCCACTGGAGCAGGAGATCTTTGGATTGCTCCACAAGACACAGCAGCCTGTCACAGATCCGCTGCTGACACCGGAGGAGATGGCGTCACTGCAGGCCATGAGTTTGGAGGAG GCGCAGCGCCGGCGTGCGGAGCTGCAGAAGGCGCGGGCAGTGCAGTCCTACTACGAGGCCAAGGCTCGGCGAACGAAGCGGATCAAGAGCAAGAA GTACCACCGCGTGCTCAAGAAGAGCCGCAGGCGCCAGGCCCTGAAGGAGTTTGAGCAGCTGCACAAATCGGACCCTGCGGCCGCCTTGGCAcggctggaggagctggagcagctcaggatgCAG GAGCGGATGAGCCTCAAGCACCAGAACAAGGGAAAATGGGCCCGATCCAGGGCCATTATGGCTAAGTATGACCTCGAG GCCCGCAAGGccatgcaggagcagctggccAGGAACAAGGAGCTGATGCAGAAGGTGCGGGTGGAGCCGCCCgaggaggagctgtgtgagGTGCCCGAGGAGGACAGCACGGCCCTGCCCGTGGCCAGCGGGGCCAGCGGGGCTAACCCCTGGATGCTGGGCAAGCCCAGTGgcccagccccagagcctgAGGCACAGGAGGGTCCAAGAGGTGACACAGTGCCTGGTGCCACGGAGaacaaggaggaggaggaggaggaggagctgtcGGAGGAagaagctctgctgcaggactTTGAGCAGAAGCGACGGGAGCGGACAGGGAGCCCCGAGGGGCTTGGTGAGGAGCATG GTGCTGATGAGGCTGAGGCTGGTGCCAAGCAGCTGGGGGACAACCCAgtgcccccagcctgtgctgaggaACTGGGGGACAGCCCAGTGCCCCCAGCCCGTGCTGAGGAACTGGGGGAcagcccagtgtccccagcctgtgctgaggaACTGGGGGACAGCCCAGTGCCCCCAGCCCGTGCTGAGGAACTGGGGGAcagcccagtgtccccagcctgtgctgag gagctggtgagcacagggctggagccaCCCCCACaggcccaggagcagctcctgctctcgGAGCAGCTGCGCCGTGTGCAGACCATGGAGGATGTGGAGAGTCTGGCCAAGGAGGAGCTTGTGGAGAGCTCCttggagcaggagaagctggtAGCCCCGAGAGCAGGGAagcaagcacagcagcaggaggaaggcagagctgggggcagaCATACCAAGAAAACACCAGCCAAGAGGAAGATGATCAGCCTGGAGGCTTTGCTGGATGGGAAGCCCCAGGAGATGGATTGCCCCAGCCTGCCTGTGgtcctggaggaggag GAGGGTGGTGTGGAGCAGCGTGGGATGATCATGGAGGCCTTTGCTGGGGATGATGTGGTTGCTGACTTCCGCCGGGAGAAGCgcaaggcagaggaggaggtgaaGCCGCAGCCGGTGAACCTGGTGCTGCCGGGCTGGGGCGAGTGGGGCGGCACGGGGCTCAAACCCAGCGCCAGGAAGGTCAAGAG GTTCCTGATCAAGCCGCCGCCGGCACCTCCGCGGAAGGACCAGTTCATGCCCCACGTCATCATGAGCGAGAAACGCAACATCCACGCGGCAGCGCATCAG GTCAGCGAGCTGCCCTTCCCCTTCGAGCGGCACCAGCAGTTTGAGCGGAGCATGAGGACGCCCGTGGGCCCCACGTGGAACACTCAGCGCGCCTTCCAGAAGCTGACAGCCCCTCGAGTCATCACCCGCACCGGCCACATCATCCAGCCCATCTCAGCTGAGGATGTCCCTGACACGGCCCCTGGCAGCGGGACCAGGCTCAGGGAGGAGGCTGTACCAGGGAAGAAG NCTGTACCAGGGAAGAAGACTGTACCAGGGAAgaaggctgtgccagggaagaaGGCTGTGCCTCAGGAGAAGGCACAGCACCGCAGAGCACGGTAg